The sequence CGGAGCAAACACACTAATTTTTTTCTGAATTTGATTTAATAAAGCTCAATAAATCACCCAGGCAGCATTCATTAGTAATCGCGATCGCCGTCATTCGCTTCATGTCCATAAATAACTGATGTCGCGTGAACTAATAGCAGCCGTTGCCAATACCAGGCTGAGGCCATTTGGTCACAGGTCTGCTTCCACACGGTGATGAACAGAGCGCCCACCTCGTCAGGCGAAATCCGCATCGCTGGCTGTGGCAGTGCACCGCTCACGATGATGGTCGGGAAGAGTCAGACATAAGCCGGGTTCTGTTCTCTCAGGCAAGCCGAGAGGGCGATTATCTATCTGGGACGGCTGTTACCAACCGCCTCTTGCGGTACACCAACAGCGAGACAGGAAAAAGACCAACCCTTGCCTCTGCGACCTTGCTCCCGACCGGGGTTTACCGAGCCAGCACCTCTCGATGCTGCTGGTGCGCTCTTACCGCACCTTTGCACCCTTACCTGTGAGCGATCGCTCCATCGGCGGTATGTTTCTGTGGCACTATCCTCACGGTCACCCGCACTGGGCGTTACCCAGCAAGTCTGGTCTTTCGGGAGCCCGGACTTTCCTCGGGCCAGTCATGCCGACCCGTAATCGCCTCGCCAACTCTTCCCTATCCCTAGTCTAGAGGCAATCTCAGCGCTGCAAACGACAGGCTAGCGAGGATTTCTGCCAAGAAGTTCCTTTGGCAAATGTTCAGCGCAATGGCCCATGACGCTGGCGCGCCACTCCGAACGATGACAAAGGGGGGGGAGATTGCGAAGGGGCTAGGGGATGGGTCCCTGTCGGTTCAATCAGGATGGTCAGGCATCGTCCAAGGGACCCGTCCCCTGAGGGAACTATTTTCAGAGTCATGTGGCGGCATGGAGCGCTCTTCTTTCCGCCGCGTCTGTCTGCAATAGTCTGTAACGGTGTCTGGAATTCCCGACAGGGTTATTGCAAGTGACTGCCATTAAGGCTATGATTTCGTGGAGGAATTGTTCTCAGCTATCTCGGCTGTCTGACTTGACTGTCTGAGATAGACGAGTGACTTCAAATTCGGAGTAAGTCAGGTTAGTGCAGTTGGTTTTTCCGTTTAAGGCCAAGCGATCAGTCGTCGTTTCCGCTACAGTTGTGACGCTTTCTGCGATCGCCCACAGCGCTATCTTCTGGGTCCCCATGCCCCAGCCGGCAGCCGAAGAAGTGTTCGCTGACCCTACGGCGTCTCCAGCTGATGAAGACATCTCGGTGGTGATTTTGCCGCAGTCTGAGCCCCCGCCATCGCCGTCGGAACCGCAGCCCAAGTCTGCGTCGTCACCGCCACCCAACCCCTCAATTACGCCCGCACCTGCGCCTGCGACCTTGTTGCCAACTAATGTCATTGCGGAACCAGTCGCACCGCCCCCGTCAGTCGCTGACCTGCCCCCGCATCCCAGCGAAACACCGCCACCAGAAGAGTTGCCCATCGAGGACGGCGATCGCACCCCAGCGTTTGCGTCCCCTGGGGATGATGACGGCCCGTTATTGAGCTATGGCGAGCAATTTCCCCATTTTGAGGGCGCCACGAGTGGCTGTTTGGGCCTGGGAGAATGTCGCCAAGTCAGCGGTGTCGGGACCTTTCGGGTCGTGGCCGAGACGCTCATTGCCGGATTAGAAAGTCAAGGCTATGGGGTCGATCTGCGGGATGACCTGGCAGACGATACTGGGCGCAATGTATACGAATTGACCCCACCCGGTGGCGAGGCGACCAAACAATTTTTGCTCGTGTTTCAGGGCGAAGAGGCTGGCTCCGCGATTTATGTAATGAGTCCTGAGATCATGACCCTGGACCAATTAAGGTCGCTGGCGGCTCAGGTGACGGAGCGTCGTCAGGCAGTTTGATATGGCTCACTTAACGACGCCTAAAATGCGCATCCGGTTTGCTCAACGACCCCGGCCCTCGCTGCGGCTGTCGGGTTGGTCGCTGGGAGTTTTGCTCATTGCGTTGTTGATTTCAACGCCGCTGCTCTCCGTCCTCTTGAGTGCTTTTTTCTACGCGGGCGAAGGGTCCACCAGCGAGGTCTGGCAGCATCTCGCGTCTACGGTGTTGCCGAGCTACATTTTCAATTCCCTCGGACTCATGATCGGCGTCGGGCTGGGGGTGTTGGTCCTCGGTGTCAGTACCGCTTGGTTAGTCACGATGTGTCGCTTTCCGGGCAGTCGGCTGTTTGAGTGGGCCTTACTGCTGCCGTTGGCGGCCCCCTCTTATTTACTGGCCTACACCTACACCGACTTTTTGGAATATTTCGGCCCGGTGCAAACGGGCTTGCGGACCCTGTTCGGGTGGGAAAGCGCCAATGATTATTGGTTTCCTGATGTGCGATCGCTGCCGGGGGCGATCGTGCTCTTCAGTCTGGTGCTGTATCCCTACGTTTACATGCTGGCGCGGGTGGCCTTTCAAGAACAGTCGCTCTGCACGCTGGAAGCCAGTCGCTCGCTCGGGTGCAATCCCTGGCGCAGTTTCCGCATAGTGGCGCTGCCGTTAGCGCGTCCGGCGATCGCGGCGGGGACTGCCCTGGCGCTGATGGAAACGCTGAACGACTTTGGGACCGTGCAATATTTCAGCGTGCCCACCTTCACCACGGGCATTTATCGCACCTGGTTTGGCATGGGGGAACGCCTCGCCGCCACACAGCTCGCAAGTGTATTGCTGCTGTTTATCGCGGTCTTGATTGTGTTGGAACGGTTTTCGCGGCGGCAGGCTCGCTATTACCAGGGATCAGGCAGTCAGCC comes from Leptolyngbya iicbica LK and encodes:
- a CDS encoding ABC transporter permease translates to MAHLTTPKMRIRFAQRPRPSLRLSGWSLGVLLIALLISTPLLSVLLSAFFYAGEGSTSEVWQHLASTVLPSYIFNSLGLMIGVGLGVLVLGVSTAWLVTMCRFPGSRLFEWALLLPLAAPSYLLAYTYTDFLEYFGPVQTGLRTLFGWESANDYWFPDVRSLPGAIVLFSLVLYPYVYMLARVAFQEQSLCTLEASRSLGCNPWRSFRIVALPLARPAIAAGTALALMETLNDFGTVQYFSVPTFTTGIYRTWFGMGERLAATQLASVLLLFIAVLIVLERFSRRQARYYQGSGSQPSLSQFQLGGVRAIAALLACTLPILLGLLLPAALLAGMTLRNWQKSLNREFLDLASHSLILAGVTAGLGIMLALILAYGARLQPGPGVRFGVQVAALGYAVPGAVIAVGILVPVGRLDNAIANLAQQWFGVSTGLLLSGTVAALVFAYLVRFLAIAISTVQAGLTKIRPTLDDASRCLGNTPTQTLTQVHAPLLSGSLLTAAVLVFVDVMKELPATMVIRPFNFDTLAVRVFQYASDERLVDAAAPALAILVVGIVPVILLSYRITRSRRYADLD